In Natranaerobius trueperi, a single window of DNA contains:
- a CDS encoding bifunctional enoyl-CoA hydratase/phosphate acetyltransferase yields the protein MSFSDFSEIISKARNMGKKRLSIASAEDKHVLEAVKSAKEEGLNLEFTLIGDKEKIQSLLKELAIDSSKGINIISASSSRKAAECAVKEVSQGRADFLMKGLVSTKDFLKEVLHEEYGLRTGRVLSHLGAFDIPSYPRILFMTDGGINPKPSFSEKQQILENSIDFLKALGIKEPKAAVLAAVETVNPKMEETLDGAKLSKMQDRGQIKGALVDGPLALDNAIDEQAAEHKGITGPVAGKADILLVPDIVSGNIFGKSITFLSGGTMAGIVLGAKVPVVLTSRADSVRTKMISMALSALASN from the coding sequence ATGAGTTTTAGTGATTTTTCAGAAATTATAAGTAAAGCTCGTAATATGGGTAAAAAAAGGTTAAGTATTGCTTCGGCTGAAGATAAACATGTACTAGAAGCTGTTAAGTCAGCAAAAGAAGAAGGGTTGAATCTTGAGTTTACATTAATTGGCGATAAAGAGAAGATACAATCACTACTAAAAGAGTTGGCTATTGATTCTTCTAAAGGTATTAATATTATATCAGCTTCTTCATCTAGAAAAGCAGCAGAATGTGCTGTTAAAGAAGTTTCTCAAGGTAGAGCTGATTTTCTTATGAAGGGATTAGTTTCTACTAAAGATTTCTTAAAAGAAGTATTACATGAAGAGTATGGTCTTAGGACAGGTAGGGTATTAAGTCATTTAGGAGCTTTTGATATTCCATCATATCCTAGGATCTTATTTATGACAGATGGGGGAATTAATCCCAAACCTTCTTTTAGTGAAAAACAACAAATACTAGAAAATTCAATTGACTTTCTTAAAGCTTTAGGTATAAAAGAGCCCAAGGCAGCTGTTTTAGCTGCTGTAGAGACAGTGAACCCAAAAATGGAAGAGACTTTAGATGGTGCTAAACTTTCAAAAATGCAAGATCGTGGTCAAATTAAAGGTGCACTTGTTGATGGTCCTTTGGCATTAGATAACGCGATCGATGAACAGGCAGCAGAACATAAAGGTATTACTGGGCCTGTTGCAGGAAAGGCAGATATTTTATTGGTACCAGATATAGTGAGTGGCAATATTTTTGGAAAGTCCATTACATTTTTATCAGGTGGTACAATGGCAGGTATTGTTTTAGGTGCAAAGGTACCAGTAGTATTAACATCAAGGGCTGATAGTGTTAGAACTAAAATGATTTCTATGGCTTTAAGTGCTTTAGCTAGTAATTAG
- a CDS encoding IclR family transcriptional regulator — translation MEGDLKMEKEKPKKELIKSVSRSLDLLSLFLEHKQELGVSQISKKLGVYKSTTHRLLDTLKEKGFVYQNPITQKYWLGVKNFSLGMLYQNKLVLTELSYPYLKELSEQWHETIHLAILDESEKPEVVVLEKVKTNHLLTFSPPIGSTTPAHCSGVGKVLLAYSSPDTTNNLFKSNIQRFTDTTITKKDDLKTELEKIKEVGYAIDREELEKGLSCFAVPVFSRDNEVVAAISISGPTSRITPDRHEEIINS, via the coding sequence GTGGAAGGTGATTTAAAAATGGAAAAAGAAAAACCTAAAAAAGAGCTAATCAAATCAGTATCTAGATCACTAGATTTACTAAGTTTGTTTTTAGAGCATAAACAAGAACTTGGAGTAAGTCAAATTAGTAAAAAATTAGGGGTGTATAAAAGTACAACTCATAGGTTGCTAGACACTTTAAAAGAAAAAGGTTTTGTCTATCAAAATCCAATCACTCAAAAGTACTGGTTAGGAGTTAAAAACTTTTCACTTGGTATGTTGTATCAAAACAAGTTAGTTTTAACAGAACTTTCTTACCCTTATTTGAAAGAATTATCTGAACAATGGCACGAAACTATCCATCTAGCAATTCTAGACGAAAGCGAAAAACCTGAAGTTGTAGTTTTAGAAAAAGTTAAAACAAACCACTTACTAACTTTTTCACCACCAATAGGCTCAACAACACCAGCTCATTGTTCTGGTGTAGGTAAAGTACTTCTTGCTTATTCTTCCCCAGATACTACTAATAATCTATTTAAAAGTAACATACAAAGATTTACTGACACAACTATAACAAAAAAAGACGACTTAAAAACAGAACTAGAAAAAATTAAGGAAGTTGGTTATGCTATTGATAGAGAAGAATTAGAAAAAGGTCTGAGTTGTTTTGCAGTGCCAGTTTTTTCTCGAGATAATGAAGTAGTTGCTGCTATTAGTATATCAGGTCCTACTTCAAGAATTACACCTGATAGGCATGAGGAGATAATTAATTCATGA
- a CDS encoding Leu/Phe/Val dehydrogenase: MSKKVFEEMEKHDHEQIIFNYDKTTGLKSIIAIHDTTLGPALGGCRMLPYESEEEALEDVLRLSKGMTYKCGISGVDFGGGKAVVIGDPEEKTEGMFRSLGRFVETLKGRYYTGTDVGTMPDDFVNCYRESDYVVGLPEEFGGSGNSAINTAFGTLMGIKASAREKFSSDSLKGKKVAIQGLGKVGKVLVDFLIDEGAEVVVTDISKDNIKEVQDKHGSVEVVEPDAIYDFECDIFSPNALGAVINDFTVEKLNCQVIAGAANNQLKEEKHGRMLFDKGILFAPDYIVNAGGLIQVSDEIGGHNKDRIRKKTERIYDILLNVYEISRKDNITPEEAADKLVEDRINTVQQLQSNFVG, from the coding sequence ATGAGTAAAAAAGTTTTTGAGGAAATGGAAAAACATGATCATGAACAAATTATTTTCAATTATGATAAAACAACTGGTCTTAAATCTATAATAGCCATTCATGATACTACATTAGGTCCTGCTTTAGGTGGTTGTAGAATGCTACCTTATGAAAGTGAAGAAGAAGCACTTGAAGATGTATTACGGCTATCTAAAGGTATGACTTACAAATGTGGAATTTCTGGTGTAGATTTTGGTGGTGGAAAAGCTGTAGTTATCGGTGACCCAGAAGAAAAAACTGAAGGAATGTTTCGCTCATTAGGTAGATTTGTTGAAACTTTAAAAGGACGTTATTATACTGGCACAGATGTTGGGACTATGCCAGATGATTTTGTAAATTGTTATAGAGAATCAGACTATGTAGTAGGACTTCCTGAAGAATTTGGTGGAAGTGGAAATTCAGCTATAAATACAGCTTTTGGAACATTAATGGGTATTAAAGCTAGTGCTAGAGAAAAGTTTTCAAGTGATAGTCTAAAAGGTAAGAAGGTAGCAATACAAGGTCTAGGTAAAGTAGGTAAAGTTTTAGTGGACTTTTTAATTGATGAAGGCGCAGAAGTTGTTGTTACAGATATTAGTAAAGATAACATTAAAGAAGTACAAGATAAGCATGGATCTGTAGAAGTGGTTGAGCCAGACGCTATCTATGATTTTGAATGTGATATCTTTAGTCCAAATGCACTTGGTGCTGTAATTAACGACTTTACTGTTGAAAAATTAAACTGTCAAGTAATTGCTGGAGCAGCTAATAATCAGTTGAAAGAAGAAAAACATGGACGTATGTTATTTGATAAAGGTATTTTATTTGCACCTGATTATATTGTAAATGCAGGTGGATTGATTCAAGTATCTGATGAGATTGGTGGACATAATAAGGATAGAATTAGAAAGAAAACAGAGCGTATCTATGATATTCTTCTTAATGTGTATGAAATCTCTAGAAAAGATAATATTACACCTGAAGAGGCTGCTGATAAGTTAGTTGAAGATAGGATTAATACCGTACAACAATTACAATCAAACTTTGTTGGCTAA
- the buk gene encoding butyrate kinase, with the protein MKILVINPGSTSTKIALYDGKDSQLEKTVRHNSEELSKYDKLADQFEYRLGHVRDAVTEGGWNLHDLDAVVARGGLLKPIPGGTFEVNEKMVEDLKNARFGEHASNLGAIMADSLRSELNIPAYIVDPVAVDEFDEVARLSGMKELERISQSHTLNMKSVAREVAEEMSKSYFDANLIVCHLGSGISVAPHKKGQMVDVNNANNEGPFATERTGTLPAYQLVRLCYSGKYSEEEMVKKVVKEGGIYSYMGTKDVVLVEEKAKKGEERAKLVLDAMSYQVAKEVGAMATVLEGEVDAIVITGGMANSSYISGKIKRRVEFLAPVKVVPGERELEALALGALRVLTRKEEAQVY; encoded by the coding sequence ATGAAAATATTAGTTATAAATCCAGGTTCAACATCAACTAAAATAGCACTCTATGATGGCAAAGATTCTCAACTTGAAAAAACAGTTCGCCACAACAGTGAAGAATTAAGTAAATATGACAAGCTAGCTGATCAATTTGAATATCGGCTAGGTCATGTAAGAGATGCTGTAACAGAAGGTGGTTGGAATCTTCATGATCTAGATGCTGTTGTAGCTAGAGGGGGGCTTTTAAAGCCTATCCCAGGTGGAACATTTGAAGTTAATGAAAAAATGGTAGAAGACCTTAAAAATGCGCGATTTGGTGAGCATGCTTCTAATCTAGGAGCTATAATGGCTGATAGTCTTAGAAGTGAGTTGAATATACCAGCTTATATAGTTGATCCAGTGGCTGTTGATGAGTTTGATGAAGTGGCAAGGTTATCTGGCATGAAAGAACTAGAGAGAATCAGTCAGTCTCATACTTTAAATATGAAATCAGTTGCAAGAGAAGTAGCAGAAGAGATGAGTAAGTCCTATTTTGATGCTAACTTAATAGTTTGTCATTTAGGTAGTGGAATATCAGTTGCACCTCATAAAAAAGGTCAAATGGTTGATGTTAATAATGCTAATAATGAAGGACCATTTGCTACTGAAAGAACTGGTACATTACCAGCATATCAGTTAGTAAGATTGTGCTATTCGGGTAAATATTCAGAAGAAGAAATGGTAAAAAAGGTAGTTAAAGAAGGTGGCATATACTCATATATGGGAACAAAGGATGTAGTTTTAGTAGAAGAAAAAGCTAAAAAAGGAGAAGAAAGAGCTAAATTAGTCCTAGATGCAATGAGCTATCAAGTGGCAAAAGAAGTGGGAGCGATGGCCACAGTTTTAGAAGGTGAAGTTGATGCTATTGTTATAACTGGAGGAATGGCTAATTCATCCTATATTTCAGGTAAGATAAAACGCCGTGTTGAATTTTTAGCCCCTGTTAAAGTTGTACCAGGAGAAAGAGAATTAGAAGCCTTGGCATTAGGAGCTCTTCGAGTACTAACTAGAAAAGAAGAAGCACAAGTTTATTAA